CACGCAGTTcagagccggaagagaagacaatgatgaataaagtcgtaattcttgctatttttggaccaaaatgtatttttgatgcttcaacacattcaagctgacccactgatgtcacatggactactttaatgatgtttttattacctttctggacatggaaagcgtacatagattttcaatggaggagacagaaagctctctgactaaatctaacgttaaaacatcttaaactgtgttccgaagatgaacggaggtcttccgagtttagaacgacatacgggtaagtcattaatgatattattttcatttttgggcgaactatccctaTTCAGGAGcaacgctgttccctttgggggcggaggcgaaaacacaagcttatccagtatgtaaatatacacagacaatgacgcatCCCGCTGCaggctagaatctccggaaaaacaagccgatttcaaccgcaaaatgtacgcttttaaatatacaaaaactcctatctcaaacatggagaggcttcttcgtgatctcaactaacagattctgcaataaaacgaaaatcacaaattttgaaaaaaaaaaaacatttttcttgaaacttgtgctgccgacttgtgacactggtttccgtgacgggtcacatatgtaaCGCATTACACGGCTAATGCAAGAAGAGAagatgtggtttaaaagtacatcttttttattttctttggcGAAAATTATGATTGTTTCTCTAgaacccttatgcctcggttgggattgtttagatgCTTTAAAGCTGCATTAAAACTAAAAAGTTAATGCAACTTGGCGATTTATAGTTTGACCAATCTCCTATGCAAAAATATATGTGGAAAATTTGAACAGGGCTGTCTTAACTGAAAGCAACTTAAACTGACATATCTTCAAATAtacagtgccattgttttgtctcaagatgcacaccaatattgttttttttttgtaaggtatgtttgtaaaaactatgtACATGTCCTTATATAATTAATGATTATAGCCTTGTAatagattaatctaaaccctgtcctggaaaccaccccatagcgTTGTTATATTTCATCTGTTCATAGGTCTGTACATATAAATTATAGTTTGCTGTTAAATATTAAAGCTTTTCTTTCACTTCAACCTGTCTCCAAACAAATGGATTTACGGAGACCCTTTATAATAGACATATATAACACTCAGTTGTGCTTAGTTATGATATTATGTCTGTGTttatcacacaaacacacagcagcacacaggagttttattataatttttcacTTTTAACAACATTAACCTCTCATAGTTGTCAGTCACTTATTTAGTTGTCATAGATTTGCTCTCATATCTCATATCAGGTCAATCCTTGCTTTGCAATGAATGGCTTCGAAAGGTCTTGACAATATCTTTAATCacttgaaatgcacatttgactGTTTGTTCCTTGTAAACTGGTGTTACAGTGCCTTTACTATGGTTTATTCACTAGTCCACAGGATCATAGACAGGATTTATGACCTGATATGTACACTGAATAGACTATAATCACAGCTTAACTTTCATCTGGTTTTATTCTAGGTTGTTTACCCTTTAGCAGTTACTATTAGAAATACTTGAAAAAAATATCTTGAAAAATGTCCCAGTAAGTTACCTTCACTAAGGTTATAATTCATAAATCATGACTTTATTCATATATGATTAAACAGTTGTCTTTTCCTccttaatattttttgtaataaacaTCATCTTTGTCTTATATCACAAAACATACAGACTATTGAGACTAAACATTTGCCATATACCTGTCTGTCTGGCATTTGATTTAATATGTATGATGTTCCCATTGAGATCATTACAGGCTCAGAGATTTTAGGACTCAAAATTTTGCTGTATGTTTTCAATAACGTCAAATACAAAAGATTTAATAATACATAAACTATAGCGTGTGAAATTACATAAAGAGAATGACAAACTTAATTATAAAGAATGATAAAGGAATTAAATATCTCTGAAATTAACACAACCAGCTTTACAACATTTATTCAGTCTTTGGTAGTATTTTTCTTTAGAAACTGTATTTATTCAAATGTCAGAGTATGTGAATGATTGAATCCACAGATATAAGTGAATATGAGAGTCTTAAAGGCCTTCTGAAAGCGAGGATAAAACAATCCATAGATTAAAGGATCACAAGTTGAGTTAAAATATGCAAACCAAACTAAAGCCTGAAAAATATCAGCTGGGGTCACAAAATTAAAGAAAGGATCAACAGCAGCAGCAATAGATAAAGGCAGCCAGCAGATAAAGAAAACGCCCATAACAAGAGCCAGAGTTTTAGCTGCTTTTCTTTCTCCGTGTGCAGAGCTTTGACTGTTAACACCTGTGGTGGTCACAGACACTTTCTCTGACAAAACCTTTGCATGTTTTTTCACAACATTGAATATGATGATATACAGAGAGCTCATTATAGTTCCtggaataataaatattaaaatcacactTGTCAGTCCCCAttctttgttaaaaaacagaacACAGCCACCAAAACAAGACACCTGTAATATATAAGCTTCCAGACCAATTGCATTCAACCCTGAAAACACAATGCTAAAGTTGTACACAAATGAAAAGATCCATGTAAGGGTGATTAATACAGTCACAGTGTTGTTTGTGATCCTCATTTTGTACCTCAGAGGGTCACAGATGGCCCAGTACCTATCAATAGAAATTAAACTAAGATGTATTAAAGAAGAGAAACAGAAGGTCATGTCCAAACTAGAATGCACTTTACAAATAACATCTCCCAAAAACCAGCAGCCCTCGACAGATCGCACCATACTGTAGGGCATCACCAGTGAACCCATCAGACAGTCACACACAGCCAATGACTGAACGATCAGATGAGTTGGAGACTGAAGCTGtttgaagtgagagatggagatgatgaTCAGCAGATTCCCAAAAACTGTCATGAGGATCATGAGTGAAATGAAAGCATACATTGCCACTTTAACAACAGTGAGACGATGAGCTCTAGGACAAGAGTCTGGATGTAAAGAATAACACAGGAGAATATTCTCAGTCTCATTGAAAAACATCGCGTCTGAGAGGACTTCCTTAGTAATTGTAAACAGACAGATAATATAACCCAAATttgaaacaaaataattttagaAATTTCAACATGGTTaagacaaatatataaaaaaacataaatacagTACATGCTTATTCAATGTAACTTCCTACAGTAAATGAATGTGATATAGCTCAGATGTGTTCATATATACAGTTCAGATCAGGT
The nucleotide sequence above comes from Paramisgurnus dabryanus chromosome 12, PD_genome_1.1, whole genome shotgun sequence. Encoded proteins:
- the LOC135738540 gene encoding trace amine-associated receptor 4-like encodes the protein MFFNETENILLCYSLHPDSCPRAHRLTVVKVAMYAFISLMILMTVFGNLLIIISISHFKQLQSPTHLIVQSLAVCDCLMGSLVMPYSMVRSVEGCWFLGDVICKVHSSLDMTFCFSSLIHLSLISIDRYWAICDPLRYKMRITNNTVTVLITLTWIFSFVYNFSIVFSGLNAIGLEAYILQVSCFGGCVLFFNKEWGLTSVILIFIIPGTIMSSLYIIIFNVVKKHAKVLSEKVSVTTTGVNSQSSAHGERKAAKTLALVMGVFFICWLPLSIAAAVDPFFNFVTPADIFQALVWFAYFNSTCDPLIYGLFYPRFQKAFKTLIFTYICGFNHSHTLTFE